Part of the Chthoniobacterales bacterium genome is shown below.
GAAGGCGTCATCCACATGCTCCAGGAGATCGGCGAACTCGACAAAGTCGATGCCTACATTGCCGACGCGCTCGCTCAGAAAAGAAAAATCATGGGCATCGGACATCGCGTTTACAAAGTGCTCGACCCGCGCGCGCCGCATTTGAAGGCCATGGGAATCAAGCTTTCCAACGAACTCGGCGAGCCGAAATGGATTCAGATGAGCGAACGCATCGCCGCGCTCATGAAGGAGCAAAAGGGGCTCAACGCCAACGTCGATTTCTACTCCGCGACGGTTTATTACAGCCTCGGTATTCCAACCGACTTGTTCACACCGATCTTTGCCATCTCGCGCATGGCCGGATGGACCGCGCACATTCTCGAGCAACTCGCCGACAACCGCCTGTTCCGTCCGCTCAGCGAATACGTCGGGCCCGCAGTTGGTCGCAAAGTCCTCCCGATCGCGGAACGCTAGCCGCCCATTTGCACCGTCGTCGTCACCGTCACCATTTCGTTGTGACTCGACTCTAAAACCGGCAACGGCTGGTTCACGATGTCGATCTCGGCTCCGAGACCGACGACATCGTAGAGTCGCATGACGTCCGCTGATCTCATGCGAATGCAGCCGTAGCTCGCCGGGGTTCCAATGCGCCATTCCTCTGGAGTGCCGTGAATGTAAATCGTGCGGGCAAACGAATGCGCATTGCAACGTTCCATCCCATCCAGCCACAAGATTCGAGTTACAATCGGATCGCGCCCCGGCGTGTTGGGACGGAGGATTTCGCCGGTGGGACGGCGGCTTTTGAAGACGGCCCCGAGTGGTGCGCCGTCACCTATTTTCTTCTTAATCTGCAATTTTCCCAGCGGAGTTGCATTGCTACCTTGGCGATCCCCG
Proteins encoded:
- a CDS encoding L,D-transpeptidase; this translates as MRHSVVRFLAICSLICWLSGCAHRDRDHRVLVSVPDQRMRVFEHGRLIAEYPVSTSKFGLGDRQGSNATPLGKLQIKKKIGDGAPLGAVFKSRRPTGEILRPNTPGRDPIVTRILWLDGMERCNAHSFARTIYIHGTPEEWRIGTPASYGCIRMRSADVMRLYDVVGLGAEIDIVNQPLPVLESSHNEMVTVTTTVQMGG